A single region of the Salicibibacter cibi genome encodes:
- a CDS encoding YIP1 family protein, translated as MIGKMIVLERDAYQTFMESQKASKYSRATLVMVGVIYGMMAVIANLQFLSGFDSLFLGFVIAPFLLIALGILMAVVTKFGLTLLLWAGARAFGGPGRMKEVNQIVSISLLPGLLSAPFLIGIDILSLSLILVIIGLFFGIGWMYLICVRIIETTQQFSKAKAYLSVLASFVFFTSVYYLILPVPTL; from the coding sequence TTGATTGGAAAAATGATAGTATTGGAGCGAGATGCATATCAAACATTCATGGAAAGTCAAAAAGCATCGAAATACAGTCGAGCAACTTTAGTTATGGTGGGTGTTATCTATGGTATGATGGCTGTTATTGCTAATCTCCAATTTCTATCCGGTTTTGATTCCTTATTTTTGGGGTTTGTCATTGCGCCATTTTTATTAATTGCACTAGGCATATTAATGGCGGTTGTTACCAAATTTGGTTTGACATTACTTCTTTGGGCCGGCGCACGTGCCTTTGGTGGACCGGGGCGAATGAAGGAGGTAAATCAAATTGTTTCAATCTCTCTTCTTCCAGGGCTTTTAAGTGCGCCATTTCTTATAGGGATCGATATACTAAGTTTAAGCTTAATTTTGGTAATCATAGGACTATTCTTTGGGATCGGTTGGATGTATCTCATTTGTGTCAGAATAATAGAAACGACACAACAATTCTCCAAGGCGAAAGCTTATCTTTCTGTATTAGCTTCTTTTGTATTTTTTACGAGTGTGTACTATCTCATTTTACCAGTTCCGACTTTATAA